The nucleotide sequence acagacagagatcacaagtaggcagagaggcaggcagagagagagagaggaagggaagcaggctccccactgagcagagagcccgatgtggggcttgatcccagaaccctgggatcatgacctgagcggaaggcagaacaTGGTTTAGAAGCCTGTCAGCTCTCTGGAGACTTCACTGTTGTGTAGTGAGTGCAGAACTCAGCAAATTCAACCACCAGAGGGGTTTTCCTTTAATTTGATGCCTCTTCCATTTCGTGAGGCATCTCTGGACCAATGCCACTGGATAATTTGTCCCTTAGCTCTTCCGTGTCTGCTTGTCCTTTGCAATGTCAACCCTTTTCATGGCCTCCCCTGGACCACTTGGGGGTCTGAGGATAAAGTGTCAAGAACCcatggaatgttctagaaaggCCTGCTCACAGTATCAAGTCcttcactgcctttttttttttttttaagtaagctgaactcccagcatggggcctgaactcacaaccccaagatcaagagtcgcacactccacagactgagccagccaggtggcctgaagagcatttatttttttaagtatgcccGAAGCATAAAACTGCCAATGGATCTGGGGGCCCAGTCCTGCCCACCCGCCTCTGGGGCTCCTGACAACAGCCTGCCGGGCAGGGCAGCCTGGAGCAGAGCACCCTTCCCACTGCATGCTAACCGCGGCTTCCTGGCTGTGAGATGTGTGAGGGCAGCCTTTACAGTAGTGAGCCATCAGCGAGTGccccaggggcagaggaaggagacgCTAGGAAGTACTGCCTTTCAGTACTTTCTGACGTATCACTTTGCACAGCGAGGGAGGCTCACTTTCTCCCAAACGAAATCCCTGTCGTGTAGGGTCTTTACTGGAGCATTTGCTTCTTTGCCTGTTGCTGGGACACTGCAGCCTCCATGAGAGGAGGGCCACATCCTGGGTCACGTACCCCATCCGTGCTGTAGCACCAAGTTCCTCACGGTTCTGCGGGAAGCCAATGGTAGACTCGAGCCCCCAGGGTTGGGCTGCGGATGTTGTCAGACCCTAGCGCTTGTGCCTGGAAGAATCCCGTGGCCTGCCTCATCCTGTCTGCAAACACAGGCGACTGCTGGAGGTAGTTTTCACGAGCCGGTCTCTCTCACTCAGTTAGCTCTATGTACTCATCAGCTGTAATTACAAAACCTACGTTTATTTGTAGAGAAATTTAATAACGGATagatacaaagtaaaaaatactgggggcgcctgggtggctcagtgggttaagccgctgccttcgcctcaggtcatgatctcagggttctgggatcgagccccgcatcgggctctctgctcagcggggagcctgcttcctcctctccctctgcctgcctctctgtctgcttgtgatctctctctgtcaaataagtaaataaaatatttaaaaaaaaaaaaaaaatactgaaccaggggttttctatataaatacGGCTAATTGACAAAAATGAGGTGACACAGTCATCCTGGTAGGGAACTCCTTTATTTCACGTGAGGTCCCCTTGGGTGACAGGTTCACAACAGGCGTGGCCAACATGGCAGGGAGCACGGCTCCCAGCAGTCTAGTGTTGGGACAGGCCACGGGGAGCCACTAAAGTGATCCAGTCCGGAAGACACTAAGGCCGGAGGGCGGCCGCGTCACAGCACTGGGTCTTACGTGAAAGACCGTCCATCACGGGAGCCACAGAAGCATCCAGCGGTCCAGAGCCTGGGGGCTCAGGCCTGGCTATGCCGGGACGTCACAGGGCCCGGTGCCCTGTTTCCAGCAGCATGCTTTCCAGAAGCATCGTGCTGTTGGTCTCCACATAGggctggtgcagccacattgACAGGTAGCTCAGGGTGAGGTCGTGGTCTGCGGCGTGTGCAAGCTCTTCCGTGATCATGCGCTTCAGGAGAAGCTCCTTCTGGTACATGTCGCACAGCTTGCGGGAGACCTCGTCTGAAACCAATGTCTCTCTTTAGAGGCAACAAAGTCACAGAACTGTTCCTGCCTGGGGGTGGGTCCCACTCTGGAAAGCTTGTTGAGAACTAGACTCGGCGACAGTGCAGGGGTGAAGGAGGACCGGGCGGGTCCGGGTCACTCGGGCTCGTACCCATCAGTAGGGTCACTCGGGCTCGTACCCATCAGTAGGGTCACTCGGGCTCGTACCCATCAGTAGGGTCACTCGGGCTCGTACCCATCAGTAGGGTCACTCGGGCTCGTACCCATCAGTAGGGTCACTCGGGCTCGTACCCATCAGTAGGGTCACTCGGGCTCGTACCCATCAGTAGGGTCACCCGGGCTCGTACCCTTCAGTAGGGTCTCGGGCTCATACCCATCAGTAGGGTCACTCGGGCTCGTACCCATCAGTAGGGTCACCCGGGCTCGTACCCTTCAGTAGGGTCTCGGGCTCATACCCATCAGTAGGGTCACTCGGGCTTGTACCCATCAGTAGGGTTAGTGGCATGATAAGGGCCATGAAGTTAATGAGTAAGTCTAGCCTCTGCTCAACTCTTGGGTCCCGCGATGATTATAAACAGTAGGTTCACCTCAGACAGACAGTATTCCAATAACACATTACATCAAATGGTTTTACCCTTTTCTTCCTTACTTAAAAGTAaggtctcagggtgcctgggtggctcagtgggttaaagcctctgccttcagctcgggtcatgatctcagggtcctggggtagagccctacgtcaggctctctgctcagcaaggagcctgcttcctcctctctctatgcctgcctctctgcctgtttgtgatctctgtctgtcaaataaataaataaaatcttaaaaaaaaaaaagcgaggtCTCAAATTGGCAACAAATAATGAGGCCCTTCTTTTGAACTAACAAAGCTAATGGTAACTCTGAGGGGcgccgaggtggctcagtcagctgaacatccaactcttgattttggctcaggtcacaatctcagggtcatgggatcaagccccatgtcaggctctggactcagcagggagtctgcttctctctctctccctcagccccttcctctgctttcaTGTgcacactcactttctctctaaaataaataaatcttaaaaaaaaaaaaaaaaagtaatcctgATCTTGTAGAACTTAAGAAATGAATTCCATGTTCCAGAACATTCTATGTTCTTCTTTTGGGGGTTCAACTgacctcagtttatctttttttttttttccttcagtgctgggcttgaattcatgatcctgagatcaagacctgagctgaaatcaagagttggaggcttaagtgattgaaccacccaggtgccccaaaacctatctttctaaaaaagaaaaaaaaaaaaatttgtctccGCAGAGGCAGTAGAATTTgttctaccctttttttttttttaaggttatgtaCTtgcttttttaagtaatctctgtgcccaacatggggcttgaactcatgaccccaagatcgaaAGTCATAGGCTCTgtggactgagccagctgggtgccttGACCACTTGGTTTTAAAGGGCtaataagggggcgcctgggtggctcagtagggtaagcctctgcctttggctcaggtcatggtcccagggtcccagggtcccagggtcccagggtcctgggatcgggccccgcattgggctctctgctcagcagggagcctgctttcctccccctgttctctgcttgcatctctgcctacttatgatccctgtctgtcaaataaataaaatccttttaaaaaaataataaagggctAAATGTGTCTCTAAAACGCTTCATGTGTCTCTAATTACATTTAATATTCTTTGCTGATTATTAGAGGCAAGAAGAAAGGCCCATTTTAAGATGCCCCCAATCTCCTTTCCTTCCAATGGATCCTCTCGAATTGAACTTCAGACTCTGTTAGGTTCTTCAAGTACCACGTCTCAAGAACACAAATGCTCTCATAATTTCTACTCCTGAGAATCAGTAAAAAGAGAACTACTTACAGAAATGGGCTGTGGGCCATGTGTGAAATAGGGGGGGGCGGGGCCTCCCATCCCGGTAATGGTAGTTCTCTAGCTCACAAACCCCCTTGGTGGTCGAGGACAGCTTTTCCATTTTCATCTGTATTTTGGCCTGAAAAGATATTAATTGGGAATATGAGAACCTTATTTGAAATCTACTGCAGTCTCAGATTCAGTAACTGTGAGCTTTCGAAGCTCAGAGGCAGAAGTCCGTTGAGACCCAAAGTCCAATAACTCAACACTGTTCACTCCACGCGCTGCACATTTCCAGGCAGCTGGAGGCAGATGGTGGCTACGATTTCTTTAACTCGGATTGCTTCAGAAAAAAGCCCTGGCTTTCCGGGCTGGAGAAAGAAAGCTTGCGGAGTCCCACTTCCCTAAGATTTCTGAAGGCGCTAATGTTTTAGCCCCAAGACGTGGAGGAATCAAAAGGCAGGCTCTGCCTTGATGGGGTGACAGGGGGAAGGGTGTTAGATGAGTTCATTTCTGACTTTTATGAACTGCCTCTGAGTTTACTGAAACCTCAACGcctggtttccttatctgtaaaacggTGGTCAGGAAAGGCAGCCCCACACCCTTGACACAGGAAGTGAGGAAAGCGGACACTGACGCGCCTCGGGGTGGGGTGGCCTTTGCAGGAAGCCCGGCCACCGCAGGGGACATGGACACCATCCCTGCTGCACAGACAAGCCAGCACAGTCCGCTCTGACAAACTGCCTACACGGCAGCGAGAAGGACGAGGTACTTGTGAAGAACCCGTTGGCGCTATGGAAGGATTTGTTACGTACAGGGACCATGTAACTAAGACTTCAGATGTCAGCAGCACAGACCCACTAAAACCACATTTCTGACCCCTGTGTATACTTCACCCCATGTGCACAGGCGTGAATGCACAGAGATCTAGAAATTGTCAAAATCTGAATTCCTTACACTTGGCCCTTTGGCCACTCTCCAATTACGCCGGATGTGGTGTGCACTAAGTTCAgctaacattgattttttttttttattttttaaatttttctgacaTGGACTGTCAGCTCAAGCTGTAGGCCCCAGGAGAACACAGAGTCTTCCTGGGGAGGGACATGCGCTTGGTCCTGTACCCTCAGGCAATGCCTGGGCCTTCACAGCAAAAGACCCAGGAGTAAGGCTGAGGGAGCCGCtaacattgaattttttttttttaagattttatttatttatttgacagagagagatcacaagtaggcagagaggcagacagagagagggggaagcaggctccccactgagcagagagcccgatgcgggactcgatcccaggaccctgagatcatgacctgagctgaaggcagcggcttaaccactgagccacccaggcgcccgctaacattgatttttttttttttttaaagattttgtttatttatttatttgacagacagagatcacaagtaggcagagaggcgggcagagagagaggaggaagcaagctctctgccaagcagagagcccgatgtggggctcgatcccaggactccgggatcatgacctgagccgaaggcagaggctttaacccactgagccacccaggcgccccgctaacATTGATTTTTAAGGCACTATGCTCCTTTCCCAATCTTTTTAGGTTTGATCTTTCATGTGGCCCCACCCCAAAAGAGAGGACTCAGCATTTCTGCATTATAGCTGACACAATTCTCAGGGCTGCTGAGCTAGGGAAGGTCAAAGCCAGCACCCCTGCACCATGCTTCCTGACCCACGTCTCTTGGCCAACCCACGTTCTCTGCATCCTGCCACCTAATTCAAAGAAAAGCTTGTAAATAATC is from Mustela lutreola isolate mMusLut2 chromosome 7, mMusLut2.pri, whole genome shotgun sequence and encodes:
- the CINP gene encoding cyclin-dependent kinase 2-interacting protein — translated: MAANTPGSATPRKPVLSVSARKIKDNAADWHNLILKWETLNDAGFATANSIANLKTRVRSEDKTELQGSSPASAEKTLPEYSKELEALCEELQTTLEALAKIQMKMEKLSSTTKGVCELENYHYRDGRPRPPLFHTWPTAHFYEVSRKLCDMYQKELLLKRMITEELAHAADHDLTLSYLSMWLHQPYVETNSTMLLESMLLETGHRAL